The Dreissena polymorpha isolate Duluth1 chromosome 4, UMN_Dpol_1.0, whole genome shotgun sequence region ACACATACAAACAACATTTTACTTTTGTTGCCATTTACTGTTTATATCGACCatcaaatgttattttgtaaactgtTGAATGCAATTGAAATAACTGGCTCCTCTGTTATTAAAATGGTGATTATTAGCTAAACAAACCGTACGCAGTACCCGTGTCTACTTCAAAATCACTTTCGTTGAATTGGGAAACAATATGAGCCgcattttgggaaaacggggtttgttgcatgtgtgtacagtttcATCtcagattgacctgtgcagtccgcacaggcttatcagggatgacgctttacgctgttatggaatttttcatgtAAATGGAGTCTCTTCTTAACCAATATCCAGTGTATACGAACattgcggattgcacaggctaatcttgaacaacacttaacgaacatgtattaagcccatgCTTAAAAAGCCCCTCAGAAGAGTAAGGGGTACTTGATGAGGTTGCCGTTGTCCCAGGCCAAAAGGACGCTGTTCCGGCGATCAGACGTGTTTGTGTAGAACGACAGCATGGTGTTCCGCTGAAAAGGCATCTTTAACTCAATGTGCACCTCGCGAAACTCGTCGGCATAGAAATCATAGGTATCCTCAATGACACCAAGTCTCGCGTTATTCTCGTCCTCTCGCACCAGATACAGGATGCCGCATGCTATGAACGAGTTTTTGTATTCGCCACATTTAAACGGAAGTCGCCACACCCGCTCGATCTCGAGAGTCTCAGTGTCAAGTTTCATCGCGTGCAACCACGATTCGCTGTCACGTGGTCGACCAAAGATTACCCATAATCCATTTTCGTCGACGTTTATATCGTAGTAAGATTTACTTCCCTTGTACATATACACGCTGTCATTGTAATGACTGTGCGGGATGCGTACGGCGGACGCAACGTTGTGGAACCCAAGGTCGTACTTGACCACGTTTGGCATGCCAGTGAAGTGATAGTAGAATGAGTTATTGTAAATAGCGTGCTCCGTGCCTTGGAAACGATTGAATCTTAAGTTATACTGTTTGTCCGGGATGCGCTTTTTAAGATTTTGTTCGTCCGCGAATTCTTCCAGTTGTTGGCCTTGGTATTCGCGGGTCAGCCAGTATTTACCTACCTGAGCCGGATCAGACATGAAAGACCCGTGCACGGAAACGTCTTGTCTAACGAAAATGGGAGTTGATATTCTTTTGATTCGACAAACTGAAAATGAAAGTTGCCATTATTTCTTAAATCGTGCCTTATGCATGCATTAATACTGCAATTGTCATTAAGctttttgattttatttcaataagctGTACATCTATATTAGATCAATTTGAACGTTTAAAACTTAAGACTTTTCAACCTGAAGTTCATTAAAAGCAAAtgagcaacaacaacaaaaaataaaaaacaaatattttttgtatgacTAATAACTTATGTCCAACTGGGTCATTTACTTAGTAAGTTAAAGACCGGTATATacatatatgagccgtgctctgagaaagggggtttgatgcttttgcgtaaagtgtcatcccaaactagtctgtgcagtccgcacaggttaatcagagacaacactttccgcctaaacttaatttttgctaagaacagacgTTCCTGAAACGAGAAATATCattaaagtgtcgcccctgataagcctgtgcggactgtacaaccttatctgggacgacactttaagcgtatgcataaaacccctttttcacagagcgcgacccatatatattaataaataaaccatTTGGCCATGATTTATTAGCGATAACAAACTCCTTAACGCACTTAATTGAGACACTAATGCTGTAAACACTCTCATatctattcaaataaaatattcaaactaACGTTGTAACCAACCGTTATGGGACGTATATGTGATGTTAGTGTCTATACAACCGAGACAATGTTAGTGACAGGCTTAACAATGACGTCACTGTATTCATGCGCTTCACAATGCCGTCATTTCCGGGCGTGACGGATGAGATCGGGCGGGCTCCTTGATCCGCGGGAAAGTTTTCATTCCCTGTAACACAGTATGCTTGTCTAGTAACTACTTTAGTTAGCTCATCGAATTTGTTACGCTACATGCTGGCTGAGTCGCCCTAAGAGCTAACTTGCAATTATTAGACAAATATTAAAGCCTGGTTCATGCAAGGGTTACCAGAAGACCTCGGTTTCAGCTCGGGCGGGTCGGTAACTGGAGTCGTTGGTAGCCTCGGCGTCGTCGTCGAGGGAATTTCTGTCGTCTTCGACGAAGTCTCATCTTATccacaaatttaataatgcaaatacagatttaaaaaaatacccgTGTGTGATTTAGCAATTACAGCAATTACAAACGAACATACATGTACAGTACGTCAATGCTAAATAACGTGAATGATTGCTTAAGGGTCACTTAATAATGTATGCAGCTATTGTATGtgttttaacactttaccacttagatatgtatttgaaCGCATGTGTAATCCATTAGAAAGTgacatttaattaaaggcctcTCTGTGTAGATCAAAGGTtaaaaggtttcagttccaacccttagatactgatgagcagcaaacatcataaaacctgaacagactgtgagttactcgcaggctgttttggttttatgctgtttgcacatttccACTTAGcttttaagtggaaaagggtttatAAGATGTTAATGTGAACAAACTACTATTCCATCTGCACCAGCTCGTGATGCCCCGTTTTATAGCACGCAGTCTTTTATTTTCGGGAACTCGCCAAACCATTATTAAGGGAGGGTCTTGGCGTAAATGCTACGTACCATTTTTAGAAAACTTGTAATCGGGCTCATTTCTCCGCACGTACTTGTCACCGCATTTCAAggcttaaaacaacaacaaacacaatataatatttttcatgtttCCGTAATATAAACCACCAAATACCTAGCATATTTACTATACCTACATATTCATCTGAGTTTctttctgggaaaatagggcttaatgcttgtgcgtaaagtgtcgtcccagatttgcctgtgcagtccgcaccggctaatcagggacgacactttccgcttttatgatattttctgtttaaaggaagtcttttcttagcaaaactctagttaaggcggaaagtgttgtccctgattagcctaatctgggacgacattttacgcacatgcattaagcgcggttttcccagatcgaggctcagCAACATTTGGTATGTGCGgattaaccctttaacacttagatacgtattttgacgcatgtgtagtctcttagttaaatttaattaaagacctttcttactagattcaagttttaaagacttcatttccaacccttagatactgatgagcagcaaacagcataaaacctgaacaaactgcgagttactcgcaggctgttctggttttatgctgtttgcacatagccattttcactttgattctgagtgggaaagggtttatccgaacgaaattaaataatgaaatgtgAATGAGAAGGAAAGAGAAGTTAAACTTAACATAGTTTGTGTTCGGACGATATAATTCACATACTCTTTTTATGTGAGCAAATACCCCTACTATTTAtgaatgattttttaaattaattatttgttaccctttattgtttaatttaattatatcatatatgTATTCTATATAAAAAAGGATATTTAAACCTTCATTATGTGTTTGAGATCTATATCTATGCCCATTATTTATGAAATGGCAGACAAACCGAATAAACTTCGATCTAGGAAACCAGAGCTTACTTcgtgtgcgtagtgtcgtcctaGAGTAGCATATGCATTTctcatatgctaatctgggacgacatttttcaactttttaaatTCAGCGGAAAGTATCGCCCTGGATAggccttgcggactgcacatgctaatctaggacgacactctaCGTACATGCCTTAAGCCCGATTTTCCCGGAGCGCGGCCCCAACGTTTGGTATCGAAAGTTTATAAAATGACTCATAATTTCAACGACCTGAATCATGTCAACCCTTAAAAATGGTGAGATGAAGCCCTAGTGTATAGTTTAATACAGTTATACTTAATTCAGTTCTATAGTACTTACCATCACAATATCCGGTGTCTCCTTTCTCCCCCTTGTATCCTACCGGGCCCTGTGGTCCGGGAAGACCTTGCAGACCGAAACCTGCAACACACAGCATGCGAGGTCATGTAGTCTTCAGCTGGCAAACGCAGGCCTTTACATTCAAACGTGCACCTTTGTGTTTTTATATTCCAGTTGACAATCATTTTCATTCACCACTTGACTCAGCGCTTATTTAAGTGTGTGCCCTTTATATACGCGTATTTTATCCTTAGGCATAGCAGCGATAAAATCATGCATTATGTATGATTTAATTCGATGCTAACAGGGTAAAGAGATGGCttttatttaaccatacatatcGCACGATTCAATTAAAACCGTGCCATGTGATAAATGCAAATTTTTCACCCCAATCGCGTCTAATGATAAACGATATTTCCAGAACGGACTTTATGCACATAAGCACCAATATGCCTGAACTTTCCAAACCAGGGGAACCACTTTTCTGAATTTAAAAATATGGGTACCACTTAGCTTAACTTTCCAATCATTATATAAGTGTTCTTGTTATGGCTCTGGAGTTATCGAGAAATAAATACAAGACAcataaaattaacccatttatgcctagcgtctagaaaaaaaggccttggcaaacagcgtagatccagatgagacgccgcatggtgcggcgtatcatctgggcctgcgctgtttgctcaaagtcatttctgtaagaaatattctaaatatagaaaaatatactagcgaccctaattttggaaataaattattccaatttagaaggatgggagagtccactagacataaatgggttaatataaaaaatcaaactCCTTTTGCTAAATGTTGGTTTACGTCCATGTGCTTTACCAAAATCGTTGGTATATTGCTACATACAAAGGccatataatacaataacaatatTGAATTGAATTGCTACATACAAATCGAGTAATTTTGTAATATATATGCAAAcagtttaattaaatacattcatGCAGACAATCATATCAAAACATAGTTTTAAATTTGTTGTATTTACCTCTGTCTCCTTTCTGGCCTGTATCTCCTTTGTAAGCATGATACAAAATGGAGAACAAATATTCAGTTGAATCGAATCAATAGTAAAATAAATGATGACGTTTAAGTACACCGCTTTAGTTTCACGAAGTCAACTTAAAATACTTAACACGTTATTAACATTTTTGTTATCGCataaatttacaaatatacaatatcGCATACAGGGGACATTCAAGATATGGG contains the following coding sequences:
- the LOC127879470 gene encoding gliomedin-like, which produces MDALKDVQNKDTKRWFHRLSLQSVFNGLAIVIILLTTIGVTTCLFEIQRLSETTRLLEKSFSKLQQHDSNIFAVINGKMKSVQKRSILPTYQKYDPLSTKEKNMDEFCWTLLHERCAGQIPGAPGSGPPGPPGIPGEKGEPGQPGHPGHMGPPGVPGTDGRKGEKGDVGLTGRIGEPGADGPSGPPGLPGVDGLQGAGGRRGKRGLPGQRGRGVHGPPGLPGLKGDKGEKGDQVDPGGSVFQNGNNCTCVGVKGEKGMRGLIGFNGYKGDKGDTGQKGDRGFGLQGLPGPQGPVGYKGEKGDTGYCDALKCGDKYVRRNEPDYKFSKNDETSSKTTEIPSTTTPRLPTTPVTDPPELKPRSSVCRIKRISTPIFVRQDVSVHGSFMSDPAQVGKYWLTREYQGQQLEEFADEQNLKKRIPDKQYNLRFNRFQGTEHAIYNNSFYYHFTGMPNVVKYDLGFHNVASAVRIPHSHYNDSVYMYKGSKSYYDINVDENGLWVIFGRPRDSESWLHAMKLDTETLEIERVWRLPFKCGEYKNSFIACGILYLVREDENNARLGVIEDTYDFYADEFREVHIELKMPFQRNTMLSFYTNTSDRRNSVLLAWDNGNLIKYPLLF